In the genome of Leptospira licerasiae serovar Varillal str. VAR 010, one region contains:
- a CDS encoding tetratricopeptide repeat protein, with amino-acid sequence MADYSEQELDQIRSILDPLNKNPESSEDLNPMLSTFREKMGYGVPISIGDDDEDQSEEGSEESFDLGDEEEAEPTQKPKPLSFSEDDDIDLDELLTEPSQGGEPSADAGEDPFGGFDEAPTADDFGDFAPPEAESDPFEDSGLDDFGAPSEPEEPSAELEDFGAPTSDEDPFGGFDSAPALDTPFDTSPTEDFGSTPSADPFADSDLGMDDFGAAPSSDSDDPFAGMGGEEPTSSGGDDPFAAFDASGMEDTPGDEFGLEEGDPFGASPTSGDSDFGDLGGFDSEPSDSGDFGGDNFAEAPTDSDPFADFAPVSGGDHDPFSDLSGATSVPESDPFADFATEPASQMEMESVPESSDFTSFSPDLDSDSGDEDLGAAAFEEDLRSLGGEDKDEIDKSLTDEELAIIQREILRYPPLLRRTVIESIVQDRLSKKAQRDLLELIKIESTPEDIAAFLSSALGVTVALTDRSGAYSADGVPIISSDPIYTREGVLERRKKIRRTFFAAAAALLIGFGSYFTYKHIILPRQAAQNYEAGLEQIREMGAKRFAGTLGEEDRKKYLISIEDSYDKGFDIDPYNLKYMNLYGVEYSRAGEYELSFQKLFGKIEPDLGMGTLDSWNKREQSPMVRLAQGESWNDKKLKTNKGVNQGIEGIKFLLDQEKTPRKVLIAGAFLTMRLKERTHDNNTYRNLGWFHSQIMPDFAEPTEGKKGRYKNDALAVDYYSKVFTDGESPYDEDSTAGIAKIYYNRREFGKAASFYNRIVEANPKSIPGQAGLVSTYLEMWKESGDPQFVLNHHRLLRNNLDMESELPFYTLAKLASFYAAIDPEELRIKYNINPVDQVSGIEIEESAIRLLDTIYRKSKEDERTGVEIEGKNYAEGYYQRGKYYLSQKENSQARRFFEKAATLDPKHWLAVLELAEHSIRVGNFEEAKDLLKEAESRYETSERWFGSKDEDETLFEGNPARIHFDLGKIRYLLSAGLSDKDSLKEFPGRKIYPFRARSESDGKSLSVLKEEEEKRNRRNELRNSLQEFAKVDSEEPKFELIRKWRRELPASMLREMKFFKGWVEYMDSDFDKSLADWTGFEDKDEYYNPTLLMAKGNAFFYTGQTKTALGYFLRVKDDMEEKLPQMSSPKTEDPYHQEVYQTLTAAYNNIGACYETLSKKANAQESENYTALALQNYWKAIETARKINEASEIALSNKDLLFKKEALKREPLLEDWVSPTLDSIKDLVRK; translated from the coding sequence ATGGCTGATTATTCAGAACAGGAACTGGATCAGATCCGCTCCATCTTGGATCCGTTGAACAAGAATCCGGAATCCTCCGAAGATTTGAATCCTATGCTTTCCACTTTCCGTGAAAAGATGGGATACGGCGTTCCTATATCAATCGGAGACGACGATGAGGACCAATCGGAAGAAGGATCCGAAGAAAGTTTCGATCTTGGCGACGAAGAAGAAGCCGAGCCTACTCAAAAGCCAAAGCCATTATCTTTCTCTGAAGACGATGATATCGATCTAGACGAATTATTAACCGAGCCTTCCCAAGGGGGCGAACCGAGTGCAGATGCGGGAGAAGATCCTTTTGGAGGATTTGACGAAGCTCCTACAGCTGACGATTTCGGCGATTTTGCACCCCCTGAAGCGGAATCGGACCCATTTGAGGACTCAGGCCTGGATGATTTCGGGGCACCGTCCGAGCCGGAAGAACCAAGTGCGGAACTAGAGGATTTCGGAGCTCCTACAAGTGATGAAGATCCATTCGGCGGATTCGATTCCGCTCCTGCACTGGATACCCCTTTTGACACTTCTCCTACCGAAGACTTTGGTTCCACCCCAAGTGCGGATCCATTTGCGGATTCTGATCTGGGAATGGACGACTTCGGTGCTGCGCCTTCCTCAGATTCGGATGACCCGTTCGCCGGTATGGGCGGAGAAGAACCTACAAGCTCAGGTGGAGACGATCCATTTGCGGCATTTGATGCTTCCGGAATGGAAGATACTCCAGGAGACGAATTCGGTTTAGAGGAAGGTGATCCGTTCGGCGCCTCCCCCACTTCCGGCGACTCCGATTTTGGAGATTTAGGCGGTTTCGATTCTGAACCTTCCGATTCTGGAGACTTTGGAGGAGATAATTTTGCCGAAGCTCCTACAGACTCAGATCCTTTTGCGGATTTCGCACCGGTTTCCGGTGGAGATCACGATCCATTCTCGGATCTTTCCGGCGCAACTTCCGTTCCGGAATCGGATCCATTCGCTGATTTTGCGACAGAACCGGCTTCCCAAATGGAGATGGAATCTGTTCCGGAATCTTCCGATTTCACCAGCTTCTCTCCCGATCTGGATTCGGACTCAGGAGACGAGGATCTCGGAGCTGCCGCATTTGAAGAAGACCTACGTTCTTTAGGCGGAGAAGATAAGGACGAGATAGATAAATCCCTTACCGACGAAGAACTTGCGATCATCCAAAGGGAAATCCTTCGTTATCCTCCACTTTTACGCAGAACGGTCATAGAGTCCATTGTCCAAGACCGTCTTTCTAAAAAGGCTCAGAGAGATCTATTAGAACTTATTAAAATAGAAAGTACTCCCGAGGATATTGCGGCTTTCTTATCATCCGCATTAGGAGTCACAGTCGCTCTCACTGATAGAAGCGGCGCCTACTCCGCAGATGGTGTTCCGATCATTTCTTCTGACCCGATCTATACGAGAGAAGGTGTATTAGAAAGAAGGAAGAAGATCCGTAGGACATTCTTCGCTGCTGCAGCGGCCCTATTGATCGGATTCGGAAGTTATTTCACTTACAAACATATCATTCTTCCTAGACAGGCCGCTCAAAATTATGAAGCGGGTCTGGAACAGATCCGTGAAATGGGGGCCAAAAGGTTCGCAGGAACTTTAGGTGAGGAAGATAGAAAAAAATACCTGATCAGTATAGAAGATTCTTATGATAAAGGATTCGATATCGATCCTTATAATCTGAAATATATGAACCTGTACGGAGTGGAATATAGCCGAGCAGGAGAATACGAACTTTCCTTCCAAAAATTATTCGGTAAGATAGAGCCGGATCTTGGAATGGGAACATTAGATTCTTGGAATAAAAGGGAACAATCTCCAATGGTTAGATTGGCCCAAGGAGAATCTTGGAACGATAAAAAGCTCAAAACGAATAAGGGTGTAAACCAAGGGATAGAAGGGATCAAATTCCTTTTAGACCAGGAAAAAACCCCTCGAAAAGTATTGATCGCCGGCGCATTCCTTACGATGAGACTGAAAGAAAGGACTCACGATAATAATACCTACAGAAACCTTGGCTGGTTCCATTCACAGATCATGCCTGATTTTGCAGAGCCAACCGAAGGAAAAAAAGGAAGATATAAAAACGACGCGTTAGCTGTTGATTATTATTCCAAAGTATTCACCGACGGAGAAAGTCCTTATGACGAGGATTCGACCGCGGGTATCGCAAAAATATATTATAATAGAAGAGAATTCGGAAAAGCGGCGTCCTTTTACAATCGAATTGTGGAAGCGAATCCTAAAAGTATCCCTGGCCAAGCAGGTTTAGTTTCCACTTATTTGGAAATGTGGAAAGAAAGCGGGGATCCTCAATTCGTCCTGAATCATCACCGTCTGCTTAGGAACAATCTAGACATGGAGTCTGAGCTGCCCTTCTACACTCTCGCAAAGTTAGCATCCTTTTATGCTGCAATCGATCCTGAAGAACTTAGGATAAAATACAATATCAATCCCGTAGACCAAGTTTCCGGAATCGAAATAGAAGAAAGTGCGATCCGACTCTTAGATACCATCTATAGAAAGTCGAAGGAAGACGAAAGGACCGGAGTTGAGATAGAAGGAAAAAATTACGCGGAAGGTTATTATCAAAGAGGAAAGTATTATCTTTCTCAGAAGGAAAATAGCCAAGCGAGAAGGTTCTTCGAAAAAGCGGCCACTTTAGATCCAAAACATTGGTTAGCGGTTCTTGAACTCGCGGAACATTCCATCCGAGTCGGAAATTTTGAAGAAGCAAAAGACCTTTTAAAAGAAGCGGAATCTCGTTACGAAACGAGCGAACGTTGGTTCGGCTCCAAAGACGAAGATGAAACATTATTCGAAGGAAATCCTGCTCGTATCCATTTCGATCTTGGAAAGATCAGATATTTATTGTCCGCTGGACTTTCCGACAAGGATTCCCTGAAAGAATTTCCAGGTCGTAAAATTTATCCTTTCCGTGCTCGTTCTGAATCCGATGGAAAAAGCCTTTCCGTCTTAAAAGAAGAAGAGGAAAAAAGAAATCGTAGAAACGAACTTAGGAATTCCCTCCAAGAATTTGCAAAAGTGGATTCAGAAGAACCTAAATTCGAACTCATTCGCAAATGGAGAAGAGAACTCCCCGCCTCCATGCTGAGAGAAATGAAATTTTTCAAAGGCTGGGTGGAATATATGGACTCGGACTTCGACAAATCTTTGGCTGATTGGACGGGTTTCGAAGATAAGGATGAATATTATAATCCTACACTTCTCATGGCAAAAGGAAATGCATTCTTCTATACAGGCCAGACAAAAACTGCTCTGGGATATTTCCTGAGGGTCAAAGACGATATGGAAGAAAAACTTCCTCAGATGAGTTCTCCTAAAACGGAAGATCCATACCACCAAGAAGTATACCAAACTCTGACTGCAGCTTATAATAATATTGGCGCTTGCTACGAAACTCTTTCTAAAAAAGCGAACGCACAAGAGTCCGAGAATTACACTGCTTTAGCATTGCAGAATTATTGGAAGGCAATTGAAACCGCTCGCAAGATCAATGAGGCAAGCGAAATCGCACTTTCCAACAAAGACCTTTTATTCAAAAAAGAAGCTCTTAAAAGAGAGCCTCTCTTAGAAGACTGGGTTTCGCCTACGCTTGATTCGATTAAGGACTTGGTGCGTAAATAA